A genomic window from Candidatus Methylacidiphilum fumarolicum includes:
- the sppA gene encoding signal peptide peptidase SppA produces MNKKGGCFSVFLILILCFSLLLNLIFLSILQTKKAPSAPLALEEEFVGGDFAMKDVKIALIHLRGLISQDEGGTFTQNAVEDMKVQLKAAREDKKVKGIIIAINSPGGEVNASDVIYHEIRLTRNVKPVVIYMESMAASGGYYSAVGGTYLMANDLTITGSIGVIMESFLVKDLMEKVGIKALTFKSGKMKDLLNPTREMTPEEQAFVQGLIDETYNKFVSIVAKERHMDINKLKNNLADGRIFMGQDALKNGLIDGLGYFEDAFNKCKELSKVPSARLIRYVPPFKFSNLFRLFSKEMIPNIKLSPQPFQWPISSGHLYYLYPQAFGLN; encoded by the coding sequence ATGAATAAGAAAGGTGGCTGTTTTAGCGTGTTTTTAATTTTAATTTTATGCTTTAGCCTGCTTCTGAATCTTATTTTTCTATCCATTTTACAAACTAAAAAGGCACCCTCCGCTCCGCTCGCTCTTGAAGAAGAATTTGTGGGCGGTGATTTTGCCATGAAAGATGTTAAAATTGCCCTTATCCATCTTCGGGGGCTGATTAGTCAGGATGAAGGAGGAACATTTACTCAAAACGCTGTCGAAGACATGAAAGTGCAACTGAAGGCAGCCCGAGAAGATAAAAAAGTCAAAGGAATCATTATTGCCATTAATTCCCCTGGAGGAGAAGTTAATGCTAGCGATGTCATTTATCATGAAATCCGATTGACTCGTAATGTAAAACCCGTGGTGATCTATATGGAGTCCATGGCGGCTTCTGGGGGCTATTACTCGGCGGTTGGGGGCACCTATCTTATGGCTAATGATCTGACGATCACCGGCAGCATTGGAGTCATTATGGAATCCTTCCTCGTCAAAGATTTAATGGAAAAAGTCGGAATAAAAGCCCTCACATTTAAGTCAGGGAAAATGAAAGACCTGTTAAACCCGACTAGAGAAATGACCCCAGAAGAACAAGCTTTTGTCCAAGGATTAATCGATGAAACCTATAATAAGTTTGTATCCATAGTAGCCAAAGAAAGACATATGGATATTAATAAGCTGAAAAACAACCTTGCCGATGGAAGAATTTTTATGGGGCAAGATGCTTTAAAAAATGGGCTGATCGATGGCCTTGGGTATTTCGAAGATGCTTTTAACAAATGCAAGGAGCTTTCTAAAGTTCCATCTGCTCGGCTTATTCGTTATGTTCCTCCCTTTAAATTTTCTAATTTGTTTCGCCTTTTTTCCAAGGAAATGATCCCAAATATCAAACTGAGCCCCCAACCGTTCCAATGGCCAATATCTTCTGGACACCTATACTATCTTTATCCTCAAGCTTTTGGTTTGAATTAA
- a CDS encoding class I tRNA ligase family protein has product MPNPFFITTAIDYVNGSPHLGHAYEKILADAIARYHRKKGDSVFFLTGVDEHGQKVQRSAEKENLNVKHFCDIQTEKFVQLWNQLHISYDAFARTTHPSHIQYVREALQKLADKGLIYFKEHEGYYSLRQEQFVTEKDLVNGQWPEIYGEVIKTKEPNYFFKLSLFENWLKAYVHAHEEWLIPKSKRNELLGALEKPLSDLCISRPISRLSWGIPLPFDENYVTYVWFDALLNYVSFARAGSHNWWPAQLHVIGKDILIPAHTIYWPVMLQALELEQPHRFLIHGWWMNRGAKMSKSLGNYIDPIPYIQIYGADALRYYLLREMGLGQDADFTDEKIASRYASDLCNDLGNLVQRITAMIHKYRSGVIPSCSEKLMGEREKDLLNGMLLENYCLYFEKYDISMALQEVWQHMKKLNRYIDTTAPWTLAKNPKESQQLDCILFVCCACLKRYALLIDPVMPKTSDKILSLLNIGKENVPLYHAFYSLDLAGKTIQAPFPLFPRIPQQGNE; this is encoded by the coding sequence ATGCCGAATCCTTTTTTTATTACTACTGCCATTGATTATGTCAATGGCTCCCCTCATTTAGGTCATGCCTATGAAAAAATATTGGCTGATGCTATTGCTAGGTATCATAGGAAGAAAGGAGATTCAGTTTTTTTCCTTACTGGTGTCGACGAACATGGCCAGAAAGTTCAGCGCTCGGCTGAAAAAGAAAATTTAAACGTTAAACATTTTTGCGACATCCAAACAGAAAAATTCGTCCAGCTTTGGAATCAATTGCATATTAGCTATGATGCTTTCGCCCGCACCACACATCCTTCCCACATTCAGTATGTCCGAGAGGCCTTACAAAAGCTAGCAGACAAAGGACTTATCTATTTTAAAGAACATGAAGGCTACTATAGCTTAAGGCAAGAGCAATTCGTTACTGAAAAAGATTTAGTCAACGGTCAATGGCCTGAAATCTATGGAGAAGTCATCAAAACCAAAGAACCAAATTATTTTTTCAAATTATCCCTTTTCGAAAATTGGCTAAAAGCTTATGTACACGCTCACGAAGAATGGCTCATCCCTAAATCTAAACGTAACGAGCTCTTAGGGGCTTTAGAAAAACCCCTTTCAGACTTATGCATATCCAGGCCAATCAGCAGACTTTCTTGGGGCATTCCGCTGCCTTTTGATGAAAACTACGTCACCTACGTCTGGTTTGATGCCTTATTAAACTATGTTTCTTTTGCCAGGGCAGGTAGCCATAACTGGTGGCCTGCTCAATTACACGTTATCGGAAAGGACATCCTGATTCCTGCACACACTATCTATTGGCCAGTCATGCTACAGGCTCTGGAATTAGAACAACCGCACCGCTTTTTAATCCATGGCTGGTGGATGAACCGCGGAGCAAAGATGAGCAAGTCATTAGGCAATTACATCGATCCTATCCCCTATATACAAATATATGGAGCCGATGCTCTTAGATATTACCTATTAAGAGAAATGGGCCTAGGGCAGGATGCCGATTTTACTGATGAAAAAATTGCTAGCCGATATGCAAGCGATCTCTGTAATGATTTGGGTAATCTTGTCCAAAGAATCACAGCAATGATCCATAAATATCGATCTGGTGTTATTCCCTCCTGTTCTGAAAAACTAATGGGAGAAAGAGAAAAAGATTTGCTCAATGGCATGCTATTAGAAAACTATTGCCTCTATTTCGAAAAGTACGATATTTCGATGGCTCTCCAGGAAGTCTGGCAACATATGAAAAAACTAAACCGGTATATCGATACGACCGCTCCCTGGACCCTAGCAAAAAACCCCAAGGAATCCCAGCAGCTAGACTGTATCCTTTTTGTCTGCTGCGCATGCCTTAAAAGATATGCTTTACTCATTGATCCAGTGATGCCAAAGACTAGTGATAAAATACTCTCGCTTTTAAATATTGGAAAAGAGAACGTCCCATTGTATCATGCTTTCTATTCCTTGGATTTGGCAGGGAAAACAATCCAGGCTCCTTTCCCTTTATTTCCAAGAATCCCACAGCAAGGAAATGAATAG
- a CDS encoding HU family DNA-binding protein, translating to MGNLTRRDLVVKVSMKTGLPQQEVAKVFEEILDVFMEVFKKKETIELRNFGVFEVTLRKARIGRNPRNPERDILIPPRAVVRFKPGKEVKGILNAITKDLLKEEELKKKKKT from the coding sequence ATGGGGAATTTAACAAGAAGAGATTTAGTCGTCAAGGTTTCGATGAAAACAGGTTTGCCACAACAAGAAGTGGCAAAGGTTTTTGAGGAGATCCTTGATGTTTTTATGGAAGTTTTCAAAAAAAAAGAGACGATAGAACTACGCAATTTTGGGGTTTTTGAAGTTACTTTAAGAAAAGCTAGAATAGGACGCAACCCACGAAACCCCGAGCGGGATATTCTTATACCTCCAAGAGCTGTGGTTCGATTTAAACCAGGAAAAGAAGTTAAAGGCATTCTCAATGCGATTACAAAAGATCTCCTTAAAGAAGAAGAATTAAAGAAGAAAAAAAAGACATAA
- the hisS gene encoding histidine--tRNA ligase, which produces MQPLPGFRDFYPPDFAFRQLLFSRWREICRRFNFVEYEGPVLESLELYQKKSGEEILNQIYHFLDKGNRIVALRPEMTPTLARMIEAHYKEYKKPIKWFSIPQLFRYERAQKGRLREHFQLNCDIIGEADLEADIELINLAIDILRSFGLGKEDFIVRISDRQFWSEFLTKKGVAIEEWYQFFQAIDKIERDPKEEIERRLGGLAQEVFELIEKPCYWERFEVVLEGLRHRKLEEYAKIDLRIVRGLAYYTGVVYEIFDKAGKFRAIAGGGRYDDLLKLFGGEDIPAVGFGMGDVVLGEILKEKKLLEPSFPRLDVYVVFPEGKKNPLGLLLIEQLRSSGFSVEFSFHPLKMKKQLAQAQSLNARFALFVTEKLAEGFVELKNMDERKQFVIPVEQLVGFLEKKE; this is translated from the coding sequence ATGCAGCCGCTCCCTGGATTTCGTGATTTTTATCCTCCCGACTTTGCTTTTAGACAATTGCTATTTTCTCGCTGGAGAGAAATCTGCAGGCGTTTCAATTTTGTCGAGTATGAAGGGCCGGTACTAGAGTCTCTAGAACTGTATCAAAAAAAGTCTGGAGAAGAGATACTCAATCAAATTTATCATTTTTTGGATAAAGGCAATCGGATTGTTGCATTAAGACCTGAAATGACGCCAACCCTAGCCCGAATGATCGAGGCTCATTATAAGGAATATAAGAAGCCTATCAAATGGTTTTCTATTCCCCAACTTTTTCGTTACGAACGCGCTCAAAAAGGGAGGTTGAGAGAGCATTTCCAGCTTAATTGCGATATTATTGGAGAAGCTGATCTAGAAGCAGATATTGAGCTGATTAATCTTGCAATAGACATTCTCCGTTCTTTTGGCTTAGGCAAGGAAGATTTTATCGTTCGGATAAGTGACCGGCAGTTTTGGTCTGAATTCTTAACCAAAAAAGGAGTGGCCATAGAAGAATGGTACCAGTTTTTCCAAGCTATAGATAAGATCGAAAGAGATCCAAAAGAAGAGATTGAGCGTCGGTTAGGAGGGTTAGCCCAAGAGGTGTTTGAGTTAATTGAAAAGCCATGCTATTGGGAAAGATTTGAAGTTGTTTTAGAGGGGCTTCGTCATAGAAAGCTTGAAGAATATGCTAAGATAGATCTTAGAATTGTCCGAGGTTTAGCCTATTATACGGGAGTCGTCTATGAAATTTTTGATAAAGCTGGAAAATTTAGAGCTATCGCTGGAGGAGGAAGATATGATGATCTGCTTAAGCTCTTTGGAGGAGAAGATATTCCTGCGGTAGGATTTGGAATGGGAGATGTCGTTCTAGGCGAAATTCTTAAAGAAAAAAAGCTTTTAGAGCCTTCTTTCCCACGGCTTGATGTGTATGTCGTTTTTCCAGAAGGGAAAAAAAATCCTCTTGGGCTACTGTTGATCGAACAGTTACGGAGTAGTGGTTTTTCTGTTGAGTTTTCATTCCATCCCTTGAAGATGAAGAAGCAGCTGGCACAAGCCCAATCCCTCAATGCCCGATTCGCGCTTTTTGTGACCGAAAAACTCGCAGAAGGGTTCGTAGAACTAAAGAATATGGACGAAAGAAAGCAGTTTGTGATACCGGTAGAACAATTGGTTGGATTTCTAGAGAAAAAAGAGTAA
- the aspS gene encoding aspartate--tRNA ligase — translation MKKSFQQYRTHLCHELGLKDVGQKVSLCGWVQSKRDHGGLLFVDLRDREGVTQVVFHPDKDPVLFASAKQIKDEFVIKVVGVVVERPAGTKNAAIPTGEIELEAENLEILNPSLPLPFNLDESIENEELRLSFRFLDLRRKKLLNSLKLRHQVTYVVREYLTSKGFLEIETPILSKSTPEGARDFLVPSRLSPGKFYALPQAPQQYKQLLMVAGIDKYFQIARCFRDEDLRSDRQPEFTQIDIEASFVVVDDILQWVEEMIQQIFSKVLGIELSLPFARITYKQALDLYGSDKPDLRIAWQIQDVGEVFENTEFKIFREVLARGGVIKALNAKQASPVVGPTGIAELEELAKSMGAKGLAYIRIEDKEWKSPIVKFFSMEERKKLENVLGIEPADLILFSAGPWDQACQVLGKVRLQLAEMTRSVPSNEWKFVWVTDFPLFEYSPLEQKWNSVHHPFTRPCQEDIGKLDSGRYDEIRALAYDIVLNGVELGGGSIRIHEKELQEKIFSILGIDKERQKLLFGHLLKAFQYGAPPHGGIALGLDRFVMLLSGAETIRDVIAFPKNRHGVDLLTQSPSEVDFQQLKELHIKLAFPSLDSRLRQEPEIEP, via the coding sequence ATGAAAAAAAGTTTTCAGCAATATAGGACTCATTTATGTCATGAGCTTGGTTTAAAGGATGTGGGGCAAAAGGTAAGTCTATGTGGCTGGGTACAATCGAAAAGAGATCATGGGGGGCTTTTGTTTGTTGATCTTCGAGACAGAGAAGGGGTAACGCAGGTTGTTTTTCATCCCGACAAAGATCCTGTCCTATTTGCCTCTGCAAAACAAATTAAAGATGAGTTTGTAATCAAGGTTGTAGGAGTAGTGGTAGAAAGACCTGCGGGGACCAAAAATGCAGCTATACCTACTGGAGAAATCGAACTGGAAGCTGAAAATCTTGAAATTTTGAACCCTTCGCTACCCTTGCCTTTTAACTTAGACGAATCAATTGAAAATGAAGAATTAAGGCTATCCTTCCGTTTTCTTGATTTAAGGAGGAAAAAACTTCTAAACTCTTTAAAACTTCGTCATCAAGTGACCTATGTGGTCAGGGAATATCTTACAAGCAAAGGTTTTCTAGAAATTGAGACACCTATTTTATCTAAGAGTACTCCAGAGGGAGCAAGAGATTTTTTGGTACCAAGCCGACTCTCTCCTGGTAAGTTTTACGCGTTACCTCAGGCTCCGCAACAATATAAACAACTCTTGATGGTGGCGGGCATTGATAAGTATTTCCAAATTGCTCGCTGTTTTCGAGACGAAGATTTGCGTTCTGACAGGCAACCTGAATTTACCCAGATAGATATAGAAGCCTCTTTTGTCGTTGTTGATGACATTCTGCAGTGGGTTGAAGAAATGATCCAGCAGATTTTTTCAAAGGTTCTTGGCATTGAACTTTCTCTTCCTTTTGCTCGTATTACTTACAAGCAAGCTTTGGATCTTTACGGTTCTGATAAGCCAGATCTGAGAATAGCTTGGCAAATACAAGATGTCGGAGAGGTGTTTGAGAATACGGAGTTTAAAATTTTTCGTGAAGTCCTTGCTAGAGGAGGTGTCATTAAAGCATTAAATGCTAAGCAGGCCAGTCCAGTGGTTGGACCTACGGGGATCGCAGAATTAGAAGAATTGGCTAAGTCAATGGGAGCAAAAGGCTTGGCTTACATTCGAATTGAAGATAAAGAGTGGAAATCACCTATAGTTAAGTTCTTTTCTATGGAGGAGCGGAAAAAGCTAGAGAATGTTCTTGGTATAGAACCCGCTGATTTGATTTTATTTAGTGCTGGTCCATGGGATCAGGCTTGTCAAGTGCTTGGAAAAGTAAGATTGCAGTTGGCAGAAATGACCCGCAGTGTGCCATCCAATGAATGGAAATTTGTTTGGGTGACAGATTTTCCTCTTTTTGAATACAGTCCTTTAGAACAGAAATGGAATAGCGTTCATCATCCTTTTACTAGACCCTGTCAAGAAGATATAGGCAAACTGGATAGTGGTAGATATGATGAGATTCGGGCGCTGGCTTATGATATCGTCTTAAACGGTGTGGAACTTGGAGGAGGAAGTATTCGGATTCATGAAAAAGAACTTCAAGAGAAAATATTTTCAATTCTTGGTATCGATAAAGAACGGCAGAAGCTTCTTTTTGGTCATCTCCTTAAAGCTTTTCAATATGGAGCTCCCCCTCATGGAGGGATAGCCTTAGGGCTAGACAGGTTTGTTATGCTTCTGAGCGGAGCGGAAACTATCAGAGATGTAATAGCTTTTCCAAAAAACCGGCATGGAGTCGATCTCCTTACTCAATCTCCTTCGGAGGTAGACTTTCAGCAACTTAAAGAACTTCATATTAAGCTGGCTTTCCCTTCCTTAGATTCCAGACTACGGCAAGAACCTGAAATAGAACCTTAA
- the pyk gene encoding pyruvate kinase, protein MIPFKNWKRRTKLIATLGPATESGETIFSLIESGVDIFRFNMSHGKPDWVREKAALIQEFSRRLGKYVGMLLDTQGPAIRTGDLPDQMQLKPGDIFTFTVRGEKVEDQHSVSVNYDDIVNDIQLGDVVLVDNGNIKMKVISKEKNFLRCEVLTPGVMKSRRHINIPGVRINLPPLTQKDLRDIQLGIECGMDFFALSFVREANDCDLLRQILISKGSSGKVVAKIEDQLAIKNLFQIIDSSDAIMIARGDLGIECPFEELPIIQRRIVKSCIQKRKPVIVATHLLESMIMNPVPTRAEITDIANAVYEQADCLMLSGETASGRYPVECIKILDRVAVRTEKSGGAGYASLVELLGDEEKLAKTAVHLADDVGAPAICVFTRFGFLASLIAGLRPRYSVIYAFCPDEEVCRKLTLNYGVEPCYVVFPKSQEESIELVEKFLKTKGIESGQKIVLISEVPLKGERDRFILLHQLHYIE, encoded by the coding sequence ATGATTCCATTTAAAAATTGGAAACGTCGAACTAAATTAATAGCAACTCTGGGACCGGCCACAGAATCAGGAGAAACGATTTTTTCCTTGATAGAAAGTGGAGTCGATATTTTCCGTTTCAACATGTCTCATGGGAAGCCTGATTGGGTGAGAGAGAAGGCGGCTCTTATTCAGGAGTTTTCAAGAAGGCTTGGAAAATATGTTGGTATGCTCCTAGATACACAAGGACCAGCCATCCGTACGGGTGATTTGCCCGATCAAATGCAATTGAAGCCAGGAGATATCTTTACTTTTACTGTTCGAGGAGAAAAGGTGGAGGATCAGCATTCCGTTTCCGTCAATTATGATGACATTGTCAATGATATCCAACTTGGAGATGTCGTTCTGGTGGATAACGGAAATATTAAAATGAAAGTAATCTCGAAAGAAAAGAATTTTTTGCGCTGTGAAGTGTTGACTCCAGGGGTTATGAAAAGCAGACGGCATATTAATATTCCTGGGGTTCGGATTAATTTGCCACCATTGACTCAAAAAGATCTAAGGGATATCCAATTGGGAATCGAGTGTGGAATGGATTTCTTTGCCTTATCTTTTGTTAGGGAAGCGAATGATTGTGATTTGTTACGTCAAATTCTCATTTCGAAAGGATCCTCCGGAAAAGTTGTTGCTAAAATAGAGGATCAGCTAGCCATTAAAAACCTCTTCCAAATTATCGATTCTTCAGATGCCATTATGATTGCCCGCGGGGATTTGGGCATAGAATGTCCTTTTGAAGAACTGCCTATTATTCAAAGACGGATCGTTAAATCCTGCATACAGAAGAGAAAACCGGTTATCGTTGCCACACATCTTCTTGAAAGCATGATTATGAATCCTGTACCTACCCGTGCTGAAATTACAGATATAGCCAATGCCGTTTATGAACAGGCTGATTGTCTCATGCTATCAGGAGAAACAGCTTCGGGGAGATATCCTGTAGAATGCATTAAAATATTGGATCGTGTGGCTGTGAGAACTGAAAAAAGCGGTGGGGCAGGATATGCTTCCCTTGTTGAACTTTTGGGAGACGAAGAAAAATTAGCTAAAACAGCCGTTCATCTTGCTGATGATGTTGGGGCTCCAGCTATATGCGTGTTCACTCGTTTTGGATTTTTAGCAAGTTTAATCGCAGGGCTTAGACCTCGATACTCTGTGATCTATGCTTTCTGTCCAGATGAAGAAGTGTGTCGAAAACTCACCTTAAATTATGGGGTAGAACCTTGTTATGTAGTCTTCCCCAAAAGCCAGGAAGAGAGCATCGAATTGGTCGAAAAATTTTTAAAAACAAAAGGCATAGAGAGTGGTCAGAAAATTGTCTTGATCTCCGAAGTGCCTTTAAAAGGCGAAAGAGACCGGTTTATATTACTTCATCAACTTCATTATATTGAATAA
- a CDS encoding SDR family NAD(P)-dependent oxidoreductase, whose translation MKSFRGMTALVTGASSGLGSEFARQLAQEVSQLLITSRRAERLHALTEELQKQSPHIRVFSIPADLSCQKGREILTDWLAAEKTEVDILINNAGCGDYGPFEECPFERVRSLLELNIVSLTYLTRLVLPDMLKKKRGIIINIGSIVGRKPLPTCAAYSGSKSYVHAFSEALRWEIEGSGVTLTVIAPGPLETEFFMKASRKGTDTKPFVPPFMWVPLKKVVHESLMAAKAGKAFYVPGFYTRIASFLHYLTPSSLLRYIYQLILPIKCRNNSSKDEKITCSLD comes from the coding sequence ATGAAATCTTTCAGAGGAATGACCGCCTTGGTTACTGGGGCTTCTTCTGGATTAGGTTCTGAATTTGCTCGTCAGCTTGCTCAGGAAGTAAGTCAGCTTTTGATCACTTCTAGAAGAGCTGAGCGTTTACATGCTCTTACTGAAGAACTGCAAAAGCAGTCGCCTCATATCCGAGTTTTTTCTATTCCTGCTGATCTAAGTTGTCAAAAGGGGAGAGAAATTCTTACTGATTGGTTAGCTGCAGAAAAGACAGAAGTGGACATTTTGATTAACAATGCGGGCTGTGGAGATTATGGTCCTTTTGAAGAGTGTCCATTCGAACGAGTGCGTTCGCTTCTGGAACTTAACATTGTCTCTTTAACTTATTTAACTCGGTTGGTTCTCCCAGATATGCTTAAGAAGAAAAGGGGGATTATTATTAATATCGGTTCGATCGTCGGCAGAAAGCCTCTTCCGACCTGTGCTGCCTATTCTGGATCCAAAAGCTATGTTCATGCTTTTTCTGAAGCCTTAAGATGGGAAATAGAAGGCAGCGGTGTGACTCTGACTGTCATTGCTCCAGGGCCGTTGGAGACGGAATTTTTTATGAAGGCATCCAGAAAGGGAACGGATACAAAACCTTTTGTCCCGCCTTTTATGTGGGTACCTTTAAAAAAAGTGGTGCATGAGTCTTTGATGGCGGCTAAAGCAGGAAAAGCTTTTTACGTTCCTGGCTTCTATACCCGTATCGCTTCTTTTTTGCATTATCTAACCCCTTCTAGTTTGCTGCGATATATTTATCAGCTGATCTTACCTATAAAATGTCGAAATAATTCTTCAAAAGATGAAAAAATTACCTGTAGCTTGGACTAG
- a CDS encoding alpha/beta hydrolase, whose amino-acid sequence MKHSIPTEIRNAHGERLDFVYIPGSEENNTLVIIAHGITAHKDRPMLVELSNQLAKNGIHSLRFSFSGHGKSEGKFEEFTPTKEVGDLQSVIDSLPGWRYGYVGHSLGAAVGVLFASKDPRISFLISLAGMAYTAAFAQREFGNVIPGEGCMWDMPEFPLSKALIEDMNRIDNVKEAAKKIRVPWLFIHGLADDVVPPQDSRDLFAIASEPKKLIEIPGCDHLFPPPHDAFMAEAVVNWLKELRLIS is encoded by the coding sequence ATGAAACATTCAATTCCTACTGAAATTCGTAACGCCCACGGTGAACGGTTGGATTTTGTGTATATTCCTGGCTCAGAAGAAAACAATACATTGGTAATTATTGCCCATGGGATTACTGCACATAAAGATCGGCCAATGCTTGTCGAGTTATCAAATCAACTAGCAAAAAATGGAATTCATTCTCTCCGCTTTTCCTTTTCTGGACACGGAAAATCTGAAGGCAAATTTGAAGAATTTACTCCTACAAAAGAAGTTGGGGATCTGCAATCAGTTATTGATTCCTTGCCTGGATGGCGTTATGGATATGTCGGGCATAGTCTTGGCGCTGCCGTAGGCGTTCTATTTGCTAGTAAAGATCCAAGGATCTCTTTTTTGATCTCCTTGGCGGGAATGGCTTATACAGCTGCCTTTGCTCAACGAGAATTTGGAAATGTTATCCCGGGAGAAGGGTGCATGTGGGACATGCCTGAATTTCCTCTTTCTAAAGCACTTATAGAGGATATGAACCGGATCGATAATGTAAAAGAGGCCGCAAAAAAGATTCGAGTACCTTGGCTTTTTATCCATGGTCTTGCAGATGATGTTGTTCCTCCTCAAGATTCACGAGATTTATTTGCTATTGCATCGGAACCGAAAAAATTGATTGAAATCCCAGGGTGTGATCATCTTTTCCCACCGCCTCATGACGCGTTTATGGCTGAGGCGGTTGTTAATTGGTTAAAAGAACTCCGATTAATATCCTAA
- the dcd gene encoding dCTP deaminase — MGVHSDDWIRQMVKKNRMIEPFEESQVRKKADGSLAISYGLSSYGYDLRVSREFKIFTNVFNTVVDPKAFDSRSFVEIESDCCIIPPNSFALARSVEYFRIPRDVITICLGKSTYARCGIIVNVTPFEPEWEGYATLEISNTTPLPAKVYAEEGLAQVIFIQACELCSTSYADRNGKYMRQQGVTVPRL, encoded by the coding sequence ATGGGCGTGCACTCTGATGATTGGATCCGGCAGATGGTAAAAAAAAATCGAATGATTGAGCCTTTTGAAGAATCGCAGGTTCGAAAGAAAGCAGATGGCTCTCTGGCTATAAGTTATGGTCTTTCAAGTTACGGTTATGACTTAAGGGTTTCTAGGGAGTTTAAGATTTTTACTAATGTTTTCAATACAGTTGTCGATCCTAAGGCTTTTGATTCTCGTTCTTTTGTTGAGATCGAATCAGACTGTTGTATCATTCCTCCTAATTCTTTTGCTTTGGCTAGAAGTGTTGAATATTTTAGAATTCCCAGGGATGTTATAACCATCTGTCTTGGAAAATCCACTTACGCTCGTTGTGGCATCATCGTCAATGTGACACCTTTCGAACCTGAATGGGAAGGGTATGCTACCCTAGAAATTTCCAATACTACCCCACTACCAGCAAAAGTCTATGCTGAAGAAGGACTTGCACAGGTCATTTTTATCCAAGCCTGTGAACTCTGCTCGACCTCTTATGCGGATAGAAATGGGAAGTATATGCGCCAGCAAGGCGTAACGGTTCCAAGATTATAA
- the rlmN gene encoding 23S rRNA (adenine(2503)-C(2))-methyltransferase RlmN has product MKHILDQFPSEWELFDSLPEYRKTQVLDWIFKKKVFSFFSMTNLPLPLRERLSENYVIKTLELEKENDSQDGTKKFLWKLSDSHYIESVLIPASDCIESSRRLTLCVSTQVGCPLKCGFCASGLFGFKRNLSCGEIVEQVLLSEAIAKERISHIVFMGMGEPLLNYEQLIQAIRLITSSWGLSISPRRITISTSGIVPNILRLANESLPFRLAISLHATTDELRNKLMPINRKYPLQDLLKSCEVFCSKRKQKITLEYILIAGVNDRMEDVERLAKIAKSLKAKVNLIAYNPVLQMPWKTPNKKEIMTFFHKLQIKGVQVSLRQERGRDIDGACGQLRLRQIESHLLKIDEKPFSQDLLIAD; this is encoded by the coding sequence GTGAAACATATTCTTGATCAATTCCCCTCTGAATGGGAACTTTTTGATTCCCTTCCTGAATATCGGAAAACCCAGGTCTTAGATTGGATCTTCAAAAAGAAAGTCTTTTCTTTTTTTTCCATGACCAACCTCCCCTTACCACTCAGAGAGAGGCTTTCTGAAAACTATGTGATCAAAACATTGGAGCTAGAAAAAGAAAACGATTCTCAAGACGGAACAAAGAAGTTTTTATGGAAACTTTCTGATAGCCATTACATTGAGTCAGTCCTAATCCCTGCTTCGGATTGTATAGAAAGTTCGAGACGTTTGACTCTTTGTGTTTCGACCCAGGTTGGTTGCCCTTTAAAATGCGGATTTTGTGCCAGTGGGCTTTTTGGGTTTAAAAGAAATCTTAGCTGTGGCGAGATTGTTGAGCAGGTGCTTCTTTCAGAAGCAATTGCTAAAGAAAGAATAAGCCATATAGTCTTTATGGGCATGGGGGAACCCCTTCTCAATTACGAGCAACTTATCCAAGCCATTCGATTGATTACCTCTTCTTGGGGATTGAGCATTAGTCCAAGAAGAATAACAATTTCCACAAGTGGCATCGTCCCTAATATCCTACGATTGGCAAACGAATCCTTACCATTCCGGTTGGCTATTTCTTTGCATGCCACCACCGACGAATTACGAAATAAGCTGATGCCAATTAATAGGAAGTACCCATTGCAGGACCTTTTAAAGAGCTGTGAGGTATTTTGTTCTAAAAGAAAACAGAAAATCACTTTAGAATATATTTTAATTGCTGGAGTAAATGATCGGATGGAGGATGTTGAACGACTTGCAAAGATTGCCAAGTCCTTGAAGGCCAAAGTTAATCTTATCGCCTACAATCCTGTATTGCAGATGCCATGGAAGACTCCAAACAAAAAGGAGATCATGACCTTTTTCCATAAACTACAAATAAAAGGCGTACAAGTCTCTCTCAGACAAGAAAGAGGAAGAGATATTGATGGAGCTTGTGGACAGCTAAGACTCAGACAGATTGAAAGCCATTTATTAAAAATAGATGAAAAGCCTTTTTCTCAGGACTTGCTCATCGCCGATTAA